GCCTTCGATGTAGCACTGGAATACGAGCAGACGTTCGGCGCGGACGGCGTCTCGGAGCGGCTGAAACGCGAGGCGCTCGCGCAGCTCGCTGCTCCGCCGCACGGGCGAGTGGCGCGCGCCGCCCGCCGGCTGATCCCCTCGCCTGCACGGCGATGGGCCAGGCAGCTCCTGGCCTAGGTCGAGGCGCAGTGGTGGAGTCCGGGCTTGCCGGCGCGTCCGTTGTGATCACGGGCGGGCTCGGTTTCATCGGTTCGGCGCTGGCGCGCCGGCTGGTGGAGCTGGGCGCGCGCGTGCTGCTGGTGGACAGCTTGATCCCCGAGTACGGCGGCAACCTGTTCAACATCCGCGGGATCGAGGACAGGGTCCAGGTCAATATCTCGGATGTCAGGGATCCGCATAGCTTGCGCTATCTGGTGCATGGGCGGGATTACCTTTTCAACCTGGCGGGGCAGACGAGCCATCTGGACTCGATGGTCGATCCGTATACCGACCTGGAGATCAATTGTCGGGCGCAGCTCACGATCCTCGAGACCTGCCGCCACCATGGTCCTGCCATCAAGATCGTCTTTGCCAGCACGCGCCAGGTCTACGGCCGGCCGGAGTCACTCCCGGTCGACGAGGAGCACCCACTGCGGCCCGTGGACGTGAACGGGATCAACAAGATGGCTGGGGAGTGGTACCACATCCTCTACCACAGGGTGTACGGCTTGCGCGCGTGCGCCTTGCGCCTGACCAACACTTATGGACCACGCATGAGGGTCAAGGACGCGCGGCAGACGTTCCTGGGCTACTGGGTCCGGCTGCTGCTTGAGGGGCAGCCGTTCGAGGTTTGGGAGGGCGCGCAGCTAAGGGACTTCACCTACGTGGATGACGTTGTGGATGCTCTGCTGCGTGCGGCCGTCACACCGGCGGCTGATGGCGCCGTGCTTAACCTCGGGGGCGACCGCGTGGTGAGCCTGCAGGAGCTGGCGGAGCGGCTGGTGGCGATCCACGGCCGGGGCGAATACCGCTTGTGCAGCTTCCCCCCGGAGCGGAAGCGTATCGACATCGGGGATTATTACGCGTCCTACGGGCGAGCGGAACGGGTCCTGGGATGGCGGCCGGCGGTCGCCCTGGAGGAAGGGTTGGGCCGCACGCTGGCCTTCTACCGCGAGCACCTGAAGGAGTATGTCTGAGGTTGCAGTGCGGCGGCGCGCTTCCATCCCGCAATGCGACCCGGGTGCATCCTACCGTGCCCACAGGGCGGAGATCGATGGCGCGGTGGCGCGGGTGCTGGAAAGCGGCTGGTACATCCTGGGCGCGGAGGTGGAAGCGTTCGAGCGGGAATTCGCGGCCTACGCGGGTGTCAGGCACGCCATCGGGGTGGCGAGCGGGACGGACGCGCTCGAGATCGCGCTGCGGGTGTGCGGAGTCAAGGCAGGCGATGTCGTCCTCACAGTGTCGCATACAGCCGTGGCCACGGTGGCGGCGATCGGGCGGTGCGGTGCCGTGCCGTTCCTGCTGGATGTGGAGGCCGGGCGTCAGACTCTGGATGCGGGCCGGCTGGCGAGCGTGCTGGCGGGGCGGGGGGTGCCTGCGGAGCTTCGGCGCCGGTTTCGGGCCGTAGTACCGGTGCACCTGTACGGTCAGCCGGCGGACATGCCTGGCATCATGGAGCTCGCTCGCCAGCACGGGCTGGCGGTGGTGGAGGACTGCGCTCAGGCGCACGGGGCGGCGTTGGACGGGCGGTGTGTGGGGGCGTGGGGGAGTGCTGGGGCCTTCAGTTTTTACCCCACCAAGAACCTGGGCGCCTTCGGGGACGGGGGGCTCATCGTGACCGACGATGCGCAACTGGCGGAGCGGGTCCGGCTGCTCCGGCAATACGGGTGGAGGGAGCGGTATATCAGCCGGGTAGTGGGCGTGAACAGTCGACTGGACGAGGTGCAGGCGGCGGTGCTGAGGGTCAAGCTGAGCCACCTGAACCGGGAGAACGAGGTCAGGCAGGCGCTGGCCGCGGAGTATGCCCAGGAGCTAAGTAGCACCTCACTGCTGCTGCCCCACCCGACAGCCGGGGCCAGGCATGCTTACCACCAGTATGTGGTCCGCACGCCCGCACGGGACGCGCTGCAAGCCTACCTGGAGCGGCGCGGAGTGGGGACGGCCATCCACTATCCGGTGCCCGTGCACCGGCAGCCGGCGTACCGGGGCCGCGTGGCTCTCGGGGATTCGCTGGCCACGACGGAACAATTAGCCGCGCAGATCCTGAGCCTGCCCTTCTACGCGCAGCTCGGCTCGGAGGCTGTGGCGACAGTGGCCGGGCATATCCGCGACTGGGAAGAGCGCGGGCGCCCCGCGGCGTAGCCAAGATGCGTCACTTCTGCACCTATTTCGACCGCAACTACCTGGTGCGGGGGTTGACGCTGTACCGTTCGCTGGAGCGGTGGGCTGGCCCGTTCACGCTCTGGGTGCTGTGCTTCGACGAGGCCACGTACCAGACACTGCGGCGGCTGGGGCTCGCCTGTCTCCGGCCCGTCACGCTGGAGGCATTTGAGGACAACGAGCTGCGCGCGGTGAAGCCGACCCGCTCGCGGGTCGAATACTTCTTCACCTGCACACCGTCGTGGCCCCGCTACCTGCTCCAGCGATTTCCCGAAATCGAGCTGCTCACCTACCTCGACTCGGACGTCTTCTTCTTTAGTGATCCGGAGCCGATCTACCGGGAGCTGGGGGCGGGCTCCGTGCTGATCGCAGGCCATCGCTTTCCCCCGTTTCTGCGACACCTGGAGGAGACCACGGGCGTCTACAACGTGAGCCTGATGGCCTTCCGAAACGACGTGCCTGGGAGGGGCTGCCTCACCTGGTGGCGGGAGCGGTGCCTGGAGTGGTGCTTTGACCGTGCAGAGGCGGGCCGCTACGCGGACCAGAAATATCTGGACGACTGGCCCACGCGCTTCCCCGGCGTGAAGGTGTTGCGGCACAAGGGTGCGGGGCTCGCGCCCTGGAACTGGATGAACTACGAGATCGCAGCCGATGGCGAGCGGATCACGGTAGATGGCGAGCCGCTCGTGGTCTACCACTTCCATCATTTGAAGGTGCTCAACCGCTGGCTGTACGACCCGTGCTTGAGCTATTACCAGGTCATGCCGCCGCCACTGCGCCGCCTGCTTTACGCGCCGTACGTGCGGGCGTTACGCGCGACGCGAGCCTGGCTGCGGCGGGCCGGTCTGTCAGCGCAGCTCGCCGGGCCGAACGAGCGGTTGGGCGACTATTCCTGGCGCACGGGCGTGAAGAGCGTGTTGGGCCGGAGCGTGCTGGTCGCGGTCGGCCCCTTTGTGCTCTGAGAGCGAAATGCTCACGGTTTTCGCCGTGCCTAAGCCGTTCCAGGGCGAGTTCGCGGTCATCCAGCGGAACGCGATCGGGAGCTGGACGCGGCTGGAGCCCGCTCCCGAGGTGATCCTGTTCGGCCAGGAGCCGGGTACGGCGGCGTTGTGCGACGAGTTGGGGCTCGGGCACGTGGGGGAGGTGGCGGCTAACGAGGCCGGTACGCCGTTCCTGAACGATGTTTTCGCGCGGGCGCAGGCCTCGAGCCGTCACGAGCTGCTGTGCTACGTGAACGCGGACATCATTCTGCTGGGCGACTTCATGGCGGCTCTGGCCCGGTTGGGGAATGCTACTGCGCCGTTCCTCGGCGTGGGCCAGCGCTGGGAGCTCGAAGTGCGCGAGCTGCTGGACTTTTCCCGGCCGGCTTGGGAGGCGGAGTTGCAAGCGCGGCGGCGATCTGGCGGCGAGCTGGCCGGCTTCACGGCGATCGATTACTTCCTCTTCCATCGTGGGTTCTATGCGGAGATGCCGCCTTTCTTCGTGGGACGTCCCGCATTCGACTGGTGGCTGATCCACAGCGCCTTGAGCCGCTCGGCGCGGGTGATCGACTTGACGCCATCGGTGACGGCGATCCACCAGCGGCACGCGGGCGGGCCGCTGCGGGAGCGGATCTGGTTCGAGGCGGAGATCCGTCACAACCTGGCGCTCTATCGCGTAGCCTGGACGAATCTCTACGACGCGACGCACGTCCTGACCCCTGGTGGGCTGCGGCCGCTGCGCTGGCGCAAGCTAAGGAAGGCGTGGTGGAGGGTGCAGTGGCGGTACTTGAATACCATGAGGCAGGCGGCAGCATCCTTACGCCGCCGACTCAGGGGCCAGTGGGCCGCGCCAGCGGAGCGGTGAGGCTGGCGGGCTGCGGCGTGCAGTCAGGGCGTGCGGCTACCTTGTGACAGCTAGCTCGAAGGGGACAATCCCGGAGGGGGCGCTGGCCGGGAAACGTCCGGCAGGTGTCGCGGCCTTGCCTTCGGTTTCGATCATTATCCCCACCCGTGACCGCCCAGGGAGTCTACGGCGCTGCCTCGATTCACTATGCCGGCAGAGCGCGGCTGGCTCGATGTTCGAGATTCTGGTGGTGGACGACGGATCGGGGGCGGCGACGCGCAGGGTGGTAGAGGAAATGCGCGGCTGGCGCGGCCAGCAACTGCGCTACCTGAACCAGCCTGAACGGGGCGCCAACGCGGCGCGCAACCGTGGAGTCGGCGAGGCGCAGGGGGAAGTGGTTGTGCTGGTGGACGACGACGTGGTCGCGCCGCCCGACTGGCTGCGGCTGCTGCTCGAAGGGCTGCAGGCCAGGAGCTGTGACGCAGTGACGGGCCCCGTCCGGCTGCGGCTGCACGGGTCCAGCCCGGTGCGGCATGAGGGTGAGCTGGCGGCGTATCTCACGGGTGTGGCCGAGCCGGCGACCGCCTGGCCAGTGGGTGGGGGCGTAGTGCCGGTCTCATGCAACATGGCCGTGTGGCGGCGCGTCTTTGACCGGGCGCTTTTCGACGTCTCGGTCAGTCCGCCGGTTGAGGAGGTCGATTGGTCGTTGCGGGCGGGGGCCACGGTGGCGTTCCTGCCGGCAGCGTGGTTGTGGCACGAGAAGGGGCGGGAAGCGCTACGCGTGCCGGCGCTGCTCCGGCTGGCTGCGCGCCGGGGGCAGGAGCGCGGCTGGTGGCTGCGGGCGCGACAGGCGCTGCCTCTGGGCCAGCGGCTCCGCCTGGCGGGGCGAGCCTTGCTCACCACGGGGCGCTCCTTCGGGCATGCCGTGCGGCAGCGCTGCTGGGGCGGCGCGCTGACCGCGGTGGGCGAGCTGAGCTGCGGCCTGGCCCTGCTCGGCCTGCTGGACCAGCGGCGGGTGTAGCTGGGACGTGGTGAGCGACGTGCTCCGGGATCGCGGCGTCGCGTTGCTTGCGCCACGGTCGGCTGTCCTCGGCTACGATCCATGCGGCGGCTCGGAAGTGGTTCTGTGGGAGGACGCCAGAGCGCTGCAAGCGGCTGGCGTCGCGGTACGCGTGTACGCGCACGGTGCGGCGAACGGCGCGAGCGTCATCACGATCCCGGTGCGGACGCGGGCGCGTCTCGTCACTTCTCTGGAGTATTGCGGCCGCTTCGTGCGCCGCGAGCGGCATGCGGTTCTGCTTGCCTACAATGAGCCAAGCGTGGCCGGCCTGGCGCCGGACCGGACCGTGGTACGTTTCGATTGGGCGACGGCGCTGCCGCGTTACTGGAGCTGGCCTGCCTGGCGCGGGCGCTTCGGCCGCGCGACCTACTTGTTCCCGAGCGCCAGTCAGCGCGAGGTGCTGCTGGCGGACCATCCGGGGTTTCCCGCTGCCTCGGCCGTGGTCCTGGCCAACGCGGTGGATCTGGACTTTTTCCGTCCCTCCGCCCGGCCCGATGGGCGACCGGTACGGATCGGCTTTACCGGGCAAT
This Gemmatimonadota bacterium DNA region includes the following protein-coding sequences:
- a CDS encoding DegT/DnrJ/EryC1/StrS family aminotransferase, whose product is MSEVAVRRRASIPQCDPGASYRAHRAEIDGAVARVLESGWYILGAEVEAFEREFAAYAGVRHAIGVASGTDALEIALRVCGVKAGDVVLTVSHTAVATVAAIGRCGAVPFLLDVEAGRQTLDAGRLASVLAGRGVPAELRRRFRAVVPVHLYGQPADMPGIMELARQHGLAVVEDCAQAHGAALDGRCVGAWGSAGAFSFYPTKNLGAFGDGGLIVTDDAQLAERVRLLRQYGWRERYISRVVGVNSRLDEVQAAVLRVKLSHLNRENEVRQALAAEYAQELSSTSLLLPHPTAGARHAYHQYVVRTPARDALQAYLERRGVGTAIHYPVPVHRQPAYRGRVALGDSLATTEQLAAQILSLPFYAQLGSEAVATVAGHIRDWEERGRPAA
- a CDS encoding glycosyltransferase, whose amino-acid sequence is MPSVSIIIPTRDRPGSLRRCLDSLCRQSAAGSMFEILVVDDGSGAATRRVVEEMRGWRGQQLRYLNQPERGANAARNRGVGEAQGEVVVLVDDDVVAPPDWLRLLLEGLQARSCDAVTGPVRLRLHGSSPVRHEGELAAYLTGVAEPATAWPVGGGVVPVSCNMAVWRRVFDRALFDVSVSPPVEEVDWSLRAGATVAFLPAAWLWHEKGREALRVPALLRLAARRGQERGWWLRARQALPLGQRLRLAGRALLTTGRSFGHAVRQRCWGGALTAVGELSCGLALLGLLDQRRV
- a CDS encoding NAD-dependent epimerase/dehydratase family protein; this encodes MGQAAPGLGRGAVVESGLAGASVVITGGLGFIGSALARRLVELGARVLLVDSLIPEYGGNLFNIRGIEDRVQVNISDVRDPHSLRYLVHGRDYLFNLAGQTSHLDSMVDPYTDLEINCRAQLTILETCRHHGPAIKIVFASTRQVYGRPESLPVDEEHPLRPVDVNGINKMAGEWYHILYHRVYGLRACALRLTNTYGPRMRVKDARQTFLGYWVRLLLEGQPFEVWEGAQLRDFTYVDDVVDALLRAAVTPAADGAVLNLGGDRVVSLQELAERLVAIHGRGEYRLCSFPPERKRIDIGDYYASYGRAERVLGWRPAVALEEGLGRTLAFYREHLKEYV
- a CDS encoding glycosyltransferase family 4 protein, producing MSDVLRDRGVALLAPRSAVLGYDPCGGSEVVLWEDARALQAAGVAVRVYAHGAANGASVITIPVRTRARLVTSLEYCGRFVRRERHAVLLAYNEPSVAGLAPDRTVVRFDWATALPRYWSWPAWRGRFGRATYLFPSASQREVLLADHPGFPAASAVVLANAVDLDFFRPSARPDGRPVRIGFTGQWSPEKGLGVLLDAWVKLGTEFRDAELWIAGGPLLWKRDGVAPGAEELGARVAAVSQQDTRVRVAGELPRQEMPGFWNAVDVAVVPSLRESFGLQALEAMACGVPVVASAAGGLREVVRDGECGLLIEPGDPAALVEALGGIMRNPELRIRLGQAARRRAEHYSLMPRAAKLLRLLGHVAEGARRP
- a CDS encoding glycosyl transferase; this encodes MRHFCTYFDRNYLVRGLTLYRSLERWAGPFTLWVLCFDEATYQTLRRLGLACLRPVTLEAFEDNELRAVKPTRSRVEYFFTCTPSWPRYLLQRFPEIELLTYLDSDVFFFSDPEPIYRELGAGSVLIAGHRFPPFLRHLEETTGVYNVSLMAFRNDVPGRGCLTWWRERCLEWCFDRAEAGRYADQKYLDDWPTRFPGVKVLRHKGAGLAPWNWMNYEIAADGERITVDGEPLVVYHFHHLKVLNRWLYDPCLSYYQVMPPPLRRLLYAPYVRALRATRAWLRRAGLSAQLAGPNERLGDYSWRTGVKSVLGRSVLVAVGPFVL